CTACTTCGGCTCTTCCCTCATGCGGGCCATCGCCTCCATGACGGCGAGAAGATGGTCCGGGTCCACGGGTTTCGGAATGTGGTACTGGAATCCGGCCAGAAGTGCTTTGCGGCGATCTTCGACTCCCGCGTAAGCCGACAGCGCCGCGGCCGGAATGCGGCCGCCGCGGTCGAGCGGCAGAAGACGCACCCGGCGGATGAGAGAAAGGCCGTCCTCGCCGGGCATAGCGACGTCGCTCAGCAAGATGTCGGGCTGAAGACGTTCAACCAGCTCGAACGCCTCCTGCGCGGAATCGGCGGTAGTGACGAGCATCCCATTCTGCTGAAGGATCCTTCGCATGGCCTCTCGCGCGTCCTCTTCGTCGTCGACGAGCAGGACCTTCAGGCCGGCAAAAAGGCCGTCCCCTGCGGAAACGGGCTCGGGGCTAACCGAGGGACTACCCTCCGCGACTCTCCCCCCGCGCGCTAGCGGAAGGAAGGCCGTCATGGTGGTCCCTCGTCCCGGACCGGGGCTTGCCGCATTCACCCTGCCACCGTGATGCTCGACCACGTGGCGCACCACATAAAGACCCAGACCCAGCCCATGATGGGAGCGAGTGCTGGTGCTGTTCTGTTGGCGGAATCTCTCGAAGGCGAAGGGCAGGAACCCGGAGCTCATTCCCTCGCCGCTATCGATGACGCGGAGCCGGGCCTGTTGGTCGACGGTATCCAGGCAAAACGCCCGTCACGGCTCACGAAGCGCAGGCCGACCGGGGCGTGATCGAGGAACTCCCGCAACTCGATCTCGCTCTCCGGGGCTCGGCCCCTCTCGCGCCCTGGCGGCGGCGCTCCTTCCTTGCGTTTTTTGTTCATCCGTTGCGATGTGCCGCCAGACTCGCGACGACCGTGACCAGCTCGGAGGGCTGCACGGGCTTCGACAGGTGCAATTGGAAGCCGGCGCGCAGCGCGCGGAGCCGATCTTCGGTGCGCGCATAGGCGGTCAGCGCCACCGCAGGGACGGCCCCTCCTTGTTGCTGGGAGCGCAGGCGCAATTCCCGGATCAACTGGTAGCCATCGGTCCCGGGCATCTCGATATCGCTCAAGAGCACGTCGATTCGCTCCCGTCCCAGGATTTCGAGGGCCTCGCGGGCCGACGACACCGTCTTGACGAATGCGCCCTGACCTTCGAGCACCTTCGCTAGGAGCAGCCGGGCGTCGTCGTCGTCTTCCACGATCAGCACCTGGATCCCCCTGAGGTCGGGCGCTTCCTCCAATCCGACGACGTCGTCCGCCTGCGAATAGACGCGACCGTTCGAGGTCGTTGCCGTCACCGGGGAGCGGGGAAATCTTACCGTGAACGTAGACCCGTGTCCGATCCCGAGACTTTCCGCCTCGATGCTCCCGCCGTGGAGCTCGACGAGCTGTCGCGTGATGGCGAGCCCCACGCCCAGACCGGGGGCGGACCGGGTGCTCGAGGAGTCCCTCTGCGTGAAACGGTTGAAGATGATCG
This Vicinamibacteria bacterium DNA region includes the following protein-coding sequences:
- a CDS encoding response regulator, with translation MSSGFLPFAFERFRQQNSTSTRSHHGLGLGLYVVRHVVEHHGGRVNAASPGPGRGTTMTAFLPLARGGRVAEGSPSVSPEPVSAGDGLFAGLKVLLVDDEEDAREAMRRILQQNGMLVTTADSAQEAFELVERLQPDILLSDVAMPGEDGLSLIRRVRLLPLDRGGRIPAAALSAYAGVEDRRKALLAGFQYHIPKPVDPDHLLAVMEAMARMREEPK